Proteins co-encoded in one Spirochaetota bacterium genomic window:
- a CDS encoding pirin family protein has translation MNKYSDVIDIHKGIDTMEGGGVYIRRYIGYKPNYFDPFLLLDEIKNDKPEEYQKGFPIHPHAGFEVITYLVSGKIVHSDSTGSRSEISSGDIQFMNTGSGVVHSEMPIATDNKLLWGFQLWINIPSNLRESEPYYKNYHQITLRENDIEVNIIAGKYGNISQNNYSKQLSKYISVRSLGKSTFNIDINEEHNGFIVVSEGRIDVNGSDVGEGMIALLNTGKVEVLMEPDTFILFVEGRMLKEQFVRYGPFVMDDEEGVLKAIRNYRRISQQL, from the coding sequence ATGAATAAGTATTCTGATGTTATTGACATACACAAAGGAATTGATACGATGGAGGGGGGAGGAGTATACATTAGGAGATACATTGGATACAAACCTAACTATTTTGACCCATTCTTGCTTCTAGATGAGATCAAGAATGATAAACCTGAAGAATATCAAAAAGGATTCCCAATTCACCCTCACGCAGGTTTTGAGGTTATCACATACCTTGTTTCAGGAAAGATAGTCCATAGCGACTCAACCGGATCAAGGTCAGAAATATCAAGTGGTGATATTCAGTTTATGAACACAGGTTCAGGAGTAGTTCATTCTGAAATGCCAATAGCCACTGACAACAAACTACTTTGGGGATTTCAATTGTGGATAAACATACCATCAAACTTAAGAGAATCAGAACCCTACTACAAAAACTATCACCAGATAACACTACGAGAAAATGATATTGAGGTAAACATCATAGCAGGTAAGTATGGTAATATTAGTCAGAATAATTACAGCAAACAACTGTCAAAATATATATCCGTCAGGTCTCTTGGAAAATCAACTTTCAACATAGACATAAATGAAGAACACAACGGTTTTATAGTCGTTTCAGAAGGTAGAATTGATGTTAATGGTTCAGATGTTGGTGAGGGAATGATCGCACTTCTGAATACTGGTAAGGTTGAGGTATTAATGGAACCAGATACCTTCATATTATTCGTAGAGGGTAGAATGCTAAAAGAACAATTCGTTAGGTACGGACCTTTTGTAATGGATGATGAGGAAGGAGTGCTAAAAGCAATAAGAAACTACAGAAGGATTTCTCAACAACTATGA
- a CDS encoding cation-translocating P-type ATPase, with protein MIDLRFQISGMSCTSCARTVEKIILTSPDVYKVKVDFTTAVAHISAKTSINLSDIRRKLKDFGYDLAPLEDNVRLDVERRRVFLAFFLSLPLFIFMVLKMFGIHIHNTLLEVLTFVLSASVVIVVGFRIHKNGIRSLLYLSPNTDSLVSIGSLSALLTFFLNKVFQIGDFSVEAVIVMDVFILGNYIKTKLSESAVRSLKELYKIFSNHATIIEDGKEVKKDIGEVREGNIVVIKSGERIPIDGVVIEGKSSIEESFITGEAKPRVVERGDKVFAGGYNIDGFLKVRVNKKIEDTLLYKTIQLVEDIKYSKLPIQNIADAFVKYLVPVVLFVSLFSLIFWISIGDLNRGIVSFVSVLVIACPCALGIAIPTALAVAIGILSKKGIIIRNFEKVRLFKRVDTFIFDKTGTLTVGKPRVVEISLDSRYARNIFYLSSLSEHPLSIALKDYLKDNFADVSEETSQVDQFKVLPGEGIEGIVDGKRFKIQRSKEEDKTTSSDIFLFDSNEWHKIGKVYFSDTLKEEARDIIEYLKTYGKIIMLTGDKCSVAEDISNKTGIEEYYCSLLPHQKLEIVKNIQNQGRIVMYVGDGINDTPSLSASDIGVVFSSKDNIVASIGDFVITSKNLKDLKFLIDFSRTLDRKIIQNLVWAFVYNLIAIPVAFIGLLTPSIAEVLMALSSISVVLNSLTLRGRSKSLD; from the coding sequence ATGATTGACTTAAGGTTTCAGATATCAGGAATGAGTTGCACCTCCTGTGCTAGAACTGTTGAGAAAATTATACTAACCTCTCCTGATGTTTATAAAGTAAAAGTTGATTTCACAACAGCAGTAGCACATATATCCGCAAAAACAAGTATTAACCTGTCTGATATTAGAAGAAAACTAAAAGATTTTGGATATGACCTAGCGCCACTAGAAGATAATGTAAGACTTGATGTTGAAAGAAGAAGAGTATTTTTAGCGTTCTTTCTATCCCTACCTCTCTTCATTTTCATGGTTCTTAAAATGTTTGGAATTCATATTCACAATACTTTGCTAGAAGTCCTAACTTTTGTCTTGTCAGCCTCCGTTGTCATAGTAGTAGGTTTTAGAATACACAAAAACGGCATTAGGTCACTACTTTATTTATCACCTAACACTGATAGTCTTGTGTCTATAGGGTCTTTATCGGCATTATTAACATTCTTTCTGAACAAGGTATTTCAGATAGGTGATTTTTCAGTTGAGGCAGTAATAGTGATGGATGTATTTATTCTAGGAAACTATATCAAAACAAAACTTTCAGAAAGTGCTGTTAGGTCACTAAAAGAGTTATATAAAATTTTCTCAAACCACGCAACTATAATAGAGGATGGTAAAGAAGTAAAGAAGGATATAGGTGAAGTCAGGGAAGGGAATATCGTTGTTATCAAGTCGGGAGAGAGAATACCAATTGATGGTGTTGTGATTGAGGGGAAGAGTAGCATTGAAGAATCCTTTATAACAGGCGAAGCAAAACCTAGAGTTGTAGAGAGAGGAGATAAAGTTTTTGCAGGAGGTTATAACATTGATGGTTTTCTCAAGGTAAGAGTAAATAAAAAAATTGAAGATACCCTTCTCTACAAAACGATACAACTCGTTGAAGATATAAAGTATTCAAAATTACCTATACAAAACATAGCAGATGCTTTCGTTAAATATCTTGTGCCTGTTGTTCTATTTGTTTCTTTATTCTCGCTAATATTTTGGATAAGTATAGGTGATCTTAACAGAGGTATTGTAAGTTTTGTTTCAGTTCTTGTGATTGCCTGTCCATGTGCTTTGGGCATTGCAATACCAACTGCACTAGCAGTCGCGATAGGAATACTATCTAAAAAAGGAATAATCATAAGAAACTTTGAAAAAGTCAGATTATTTAAAAGGGTAGATACATTCATTTTTGACAAAACTGGAACACTTACCGTTGGAAAACCCAGAGTGGTTGAAATTTCACTTGACAGTAGATATGCAAGAAACATATTTTATCTCTCCTCTCTATCTGAACACCCTCTTTCCATAGCCTTAAAGGATTACCTGAAGGATAATTTCGCCGATGTCTCTGAAGAAACTAGTCAAGTAGATCAATTTAAGGTTCTACCGGGGGAAGGTATTGAAGGTATAGTTGATGGGAAGCGATTTAAAATACAAAGGTCAAAGGAAGAAGACAAGACAACATCTTCAGATATATTCCTTTTTGATAGTAACGAATGGCACAAAATAGGTAAAGTTTATTTTAGCGATACTCTCAAGGAAGAAGCAAGAGATATTATAGAATACTTGAAAACCTACGGAAAGATCATAATGCTAACTGGTGATAAGTGTAGTGTTGCAGAAGATATCTCAAACAAAACAGGAATAGAAGAGTATTATTGTTCCCTTTTACCTCACCAGAAACTGGAGATTGTTAAAAACATTCAAAATCAAGGTAGAATTGTAATGTATGTAGGGGATGGAATAAACGATACTCCTAGTCTGAGTGCATCAGACATAGGGGTTGTGTTTTCAAGTAAAGACAACATCGTAGCAAGTATAGGAGACTTTGTAATAACATCTAAAAACTTAAAAGATTTAAAATTCCTTATAGATTTCTCAAGGACATTGGATAGGAAGATAATTCAAAATCTTGTCTGGGCTTTTGTCTATAATCTCATCGCCATACCAGTTGCATTTATTGGGCTTCTAACACCTTCAATAGCGGAAGTTTTAATGGCTTTGAGTTCT
- a CDS encoding pyridoxamine 5'-phosphate oxidase family protein, with translation MKLSKEAIDFLKEGNGITIVATASEFGIINLSPRFILETNDDKLFFVSGFPNKTLYNLKKNPKVCISKWDNDVKGKVRFLKIKGYAKNYTSGDIYEKLSKMVQEIGFPKPLAITEVSVEEFELYGG, from the coding sequence ATGAAATTATCAAAAGAAGCAATTGACTTTTTGAAGGAAGGTAACGGTATAACCATAGTCGCAACCGCTAGCGAGTTTGGAATAATCAACCTTTCACCAAGATTTATACTTGAAACTAATGATGATAAACTATTTTTCGTTTCAGGATTTCCTAACAAAACTTTGTATAACCTCAAGAAAAATCCAAAGGTTTGTATTTCAAAATGGGATAATGACGTTAAGGGTAAAGTTAGGTTTCTGAAAATCAAAGGTTATGCCAAAAACTACACTTCTGGAGACATATACGAAAAGTTGTCAAAAATGGTTCAAGAGATTGGGTTTCCTAAACCTCTCGCTATTACTGAAGTCTCAGTAGAAGAATTTGAATTATATGGAGGCTAA
- a CDS encoding OmpA family protein, which translates to MKSFVVVFVITLLTIFFIPYISSSFTLDYKFSTNNIYRLKVYTKQDIYIDGLFFRTVEAMSKITMQPYRYSIQDGENFVTVKYMFYYMTRKQNVDVEYKLSRVDEVDFMIDRYGNMKVLADSYLPPRRGIPSFGRSPVARGYKWQALGEDIITEKDEIVRVRNVVNYSVDDIVMKGGRNLVIFNAEYNFFFNNPGGKYIKDIKFSSSTKYSWDIQNGIFSEYREIFDITKTYLSGYPYSSTRHQGTSVGVMEVIPVDVAKQYKLAREIEKLSSDVSVSPPEDNEIKVSISDILFDTGSYNIKPSYREMLIKLADILKKYDEVDIVVEGHTDDVGSREFNLTLSDNRSKVVANVLIQSGIKPDKVSYRGYGPDRPVVPNTSDENRAKNRRVEIKLIWGK; encoded by the coding sequence ATGAAATCTTTTGTAGTTGTATTTGTTATAACGTTATTGACTATATTTTTTATACCCTATATTTCGTCATCTTTTACTTTGGACTATAAGTTTTCAACGAACAACATCTATAGGCTAAAGGTATATACAAAACAAGATATTTATATAGATGGGTTGTTTTTTAGAACTGTAGAGGCTATGTCAAAAATAACTATGCAACCATATAGATATTCTATACAGGACGGTGAAAACTTTGTAACCGTGAAGTATATGTTCTACTATATGACAAGAAAGCAGAATGTAGATGTTGAATATAAACTATCTAGGGTTGATGAGGTTGATTTCATGATAGATAGGTATGGGAATATGAAAGTCTTAGCTGATAGTTACCTTCCTCCTAGAAGGGGAATACCTAGTTTTGGTAGGTCTCCAGTAGCCAGAGGTTACAAGTGGCAAGCGCTAGGTGAGGATATAATAACCGAGAAGGATGAGATAGTTAGGGTTAGAAATGTTGTTAATTATAGTGTTGATGATATTGTTATGAAGGGGGGTAGGAATTTAGTGATATTCAACGCAGAGTATAACTTCTTCTTCAATAATCCTGGGGGTAAGTATATAAAAGATATAAAGTTCAGTTCTTCAACAAAATACAGTTGGGATATTCAAAATGGCATATTTTCTGAGTATAGAGAGATATTTGACATAACTAAAACCTACCTGTCTGGCTATCCATATAGTTCAACAAGACATCAAGGAACATCTGTAGGTGTTATGGAGGTGATCCCTGTAGATGTAGCAAAACAATACAAACTCGCTAGAGAGATTGAAAAACTGAGTTCTGATGTTTCTGTTTCACCTCCTGAAGATAACGAAATAAAAGTTAGTATATCAGACATACTCTTTGATACAGGAAGTTATAACATAAAACCTAGCTATAGGGAAATGTTGATCAAATTAGCAGATATCCTCAAGAAGTACGATGAGGTTGATATCGTTGTAGAAGGGCATACTGATGATGTTGGATCAAGAGAATTCAATTTGACTCTTTCGGATAACAGGTCTAAGGTAGTCGCTAATGTTTTAATTCAGAGCGGTATAAAACCAGACAAAGTGTCTTACAGAGGTTATGGTCCTGACAGACCAGTAGTTCCTAACACAAGTGATGAGAATAGAGCTAAAAACCGTAGAGTTGAGATAAAACTAATATGGGGAAAATAA